The following DNA comes from Trueperaceae bacterium.
CTACCCGCGAACGTCTCCGACTCGATCCCCCCGGCAACGGCGAGGTAAGCCCGGCAACCGCGACCCGCCGGGTCCGACTCGAACGAGAGCAGTTCCCCCCGAGCGAGTGCGAAGCTCGCGAACGGCTCGAGTACCCTCCCGTCTACGGCGGGCAGCAGCCCATAGCCGGCGAAGGCCACGACCACCGGCTCCAGGCACTCCAGTACCGGCCCGTGCAGATTGAGCTCGAGCAGGGGTGCTGTTCGGGGATTGCCCAGCAGGGCATTGGCCAAGGCGGCCGATGCTGGATCGAGCGGGCCGCTGCGGGAAAGGCCGAAGCGGCCGACCATCTGCCGGCCCCCGTCGAGGACGAGGTCGAGCAGGCCGGGTTCGCGCACCTCGAGCACCGGTCTGGCCGGTTCCCGGGGGAGCAGGCGGAGCGGTTCGGGTTCGGCGGGCGAGGTCCCGCCTTTCCTGGCGACGAAGCGCACCCGATGGCCGGGCTCGAGCAGGAACGGCTGCTCACGGTTGGGATCGTAGATCGCCACCAGGCTGCGACCCAGGAGTTGCCAGCCGCCGGGTGAGTCGAGCGGGTAGATCCCGGTCTGGTTGCCGGCCATAGCCAGCGAGTGGGCAGGCACGCGCTTGCGAGGGTTCGGGTGACGGGGCGATCTGATCTGCTCGGGAACCTCGCCCATGAACGGGAATCCAGGCAGGAAGCCGCAGGCATAGACCCGATAGGTCGGCTCTGAATGGTGTCGAGCGAGCTCGAGGGTGGTGGAACCCAAGGCCGAGGCCACCCTCGCCAGATCCTCTCCGTCGTATACGACCGGTATCTCGACAACCCCCCTCTCGCCCGGCCGCCCCGCTTGGGCGGACTGCTCGCCGGAGGCGTCGATCCAGCGCATCACCTCTGCCTTGGAGCGTCTCGTCGCGTCGAATTCGACGTAGAGGGAGGCGTAGCCGGGTACGAGGTCGGTGACGCCTTCGAGCGGCCTGGTAAGGAGGCCACGCATGAGCGCGTGAACCCTTTCGTTGCTCTCTTCGTCGATCCGGGAACCGAAGCGGACGTAGAGCCCAGCGGGCCGCACCGGCCCACCCTCAGAAAGCGGCAACCTCGACCCCCGCCTCCTCCAACGCTTCCCGCACGGCCCTGGCGATCTCCACCGCCTCGGGGTTGTCGCCGTGGATGCAGAGCGTCTCGGCCTCGAGCCTCACTCGTGCGCCGTCGAGGGTCTCGAACGGTTCCCCGCGGGTCATGGCGAGGGCGCGAGCAGCCGCCGCCTCCGGACTCCGGATGAGCGAACCGGGCAACGCCCGTGACGCGAGCAGTCCGCTCGCGAGATAACCGCGGTCGGGGAAGGCCTCGGCGACGGTCCGCACTCCCTCTGCCCTCGCCCACGCCTCCATACTGCTCCCGGCCAGGACTACGAGCGGCAACTCCTCGGCGAACGCCTTGACAGCGGCGGCAACCGCCCGGCACAAGCCTTCGTCCCGGCCCATCTGCATGTAGAGGGCCCCGTGTGGCTTGACGTGATGGAGCTCGGCGAAGGCAGAGAGAGCTCCGAGCTGGTACAGCACATCGGCGTGCGCCTCTTCGGCGCTCGTCTTCATCTCGCGCCGCCCGAAGCCGACCCGGTCGGGGAATCCCGGATGCGCGCCCACCGCCGTCCCGTGCTCGTAAGCCAGGCGTACCGAGCGCTGGATCGTGAGCGGATCGCCGGCGTGGAAGCCGCAGGCGAGGTTCACCGACGTGACGAGCGGGAAAAGTTCCTCGTCACGTCCCATCGGCCAAGGCCCGTACGACTCGCCGGCGTCTGCGTTCAGGTCTATCGAATGGCGGGCCACCGCGGCTCCTTCCTACCAAGCAGGGGAAGACGTTAGGCGAAGTCTACGTCACTGCTCCGACTGGCCGAGCAACTATCCAACATTGCCCGTACGGCTTCGACGAGTACCGCTTTGTCGATTGCTCTGCCCCCTAGAGGTGTACCTAGAAGAGCAATCCAGCAGCAGGTTCGCAAGTTTGTCCGTTCGGTTCTCGTTCTGAACCGGAGAGAGGTGGCAGGCGTGATAGTTTGGCCGAAACGGCCACAGCACTAACTAGGGGAAGGAGATAGAAAGATGAAGCCCATTCACGCCCTGTTGCTGACCCTCGCTCTGCTCTTCGCCGGTACGGCCGCCGCCCAGGCCGGCGAGTGCGAAGAGGTATTCACCGTTCGCCCAGGCATGCAGGCGACCGG
Coding sequences within:
- a CDS encoding 5-oxoprolinase subunit PxpA, whose product is MARHSIDLNADAGESYGPWPMGRDEELFPLVTSVNLACGFHAGDPLTIQRSVRLAYEHGTAVGAHPGFPDRVGFGRREMKTSAEEAHADVLYQLGALSAFAELHHVKPHGALYMQMGRDEGLCRAVAAAVKAFAEELPLVVLAGSSMEAWARAEGVRTVAEAFPDRGYLASGLLASRALPGSLIRSPEAAAARALAMTRGEPFETLDGARVRLEAETLCIHGDNPEAVEIARAVREALEEAGVEVAAF
- the pxpB gene encoding 5-oxoprolinase subunit PxpB, whose translation is MRPAGLYVRFGSRIDEESNERVHALMRGLLTRPLEGVTDLVPGYASLYVEFDATRRSKAEVMRWIDASGEQSAQAGRPGERGVVEIPVVYDGEDLARVASALGSTTLELARHHSEPTYRVYACGFLPGFPFMGEVPEQIRSPRHPNPRKRVPAHSLAMAGNQTGIYPLDSPGGWQLLGRSLVAIYDPNREQPFLLEPGHRVRFVARKGGTSPAEPEPLRLLPREPARPVLEVREPGLLDLVLDGGRQMVGRFGLSRSGPLDPASAALANALLGNPRTAPLLELNLHGPVLECLEPVVVAFAGYGLLPAVDGRVLEPFASFALARGELLSFESDPAGRGCRAYLAVAGGIESETFAGSASVDLRGLIGRPLREGDLLGRASTRQVKPGRSFVPHRGSGRRLRLLPGPQASAEAGRELVQAQFTVAEGDRVGLRLDGAQVPGGEILSEAVPVGALQVPPGGRPILLLNDRGSLGGYDKPALLHPEDLPLAGQLRPGDRVRFELVDGEWVS